The Gossypium hirsutum isolate 1008001.06 chromosome D07, Gossypium_hirsutum_v2.1, whole genome shotgun sequence genome includes the window tttttaactgttttatttaatattttatttatttatttatttacttactctcaatttttaatttatcttatattagtttttattttatcatttttttggcttgtttattttattttatttttccgttATTAGTGTTATTTTATTCCATTATTAGtttatttgcttttttttaaACACTTTCAAATTTTAGACTTATTATTATGGTTAATATTGTGGTTATtcattgtattatttattttattctttttgattGTTAATATTAGCATGAAAAttatgtatgttatattattattgttattgtatgTGCAACGATTTGCTTATTAATACACTCGTTGTAATCATTCGatagtttaatattttattcacgtATCACTTTAAACATTACATTAATTTTCgtccaaattcaaaaaaaagaagatttttaaaaaacgaagataatattttgtatttttggaattcGAGAAATCgatccctaacttacggggtttcgattttccgaTAAATCCGAATACACGAAccacttttcaaaaaaatacatttttaaaataatctcgGGATTAATAAAAGACCATGTTCTAACTTAGGGAATATGGTcttttctaaaaccgagataatcgaatatctttcaaataagtaaattttttggTATTTAATATCGTATCGGAAATTTAAGACATTGTGTCATAACTTACGGGACATAATTCTCTTTCACGATTAACGCGTAATATGCTCATTTctcgaaaatttttaatgttttaacaaaggattgtatttttaaaatctttttaaattctcaattctcgacactaagacgtTAATTAAATCGATtatgtaccaattttgggcgtgacgagggtgctaatcctttctcgcatgtaaccgactcccaaatccatttttctcaaatttcgtagaccaaaatcattgttttaataaaatcaaaatgttttattaaaacgatcgaattgtaaggtgatccgatcacacctcaaaaaaTGTTGGTGGTGACTTCTATTTTCGTTTTTAAAAAGTcgacccttttttttaaaaaatgatttcgacagtaaatttcaaagaatttttttaatatttgagcCTATcttattttaaaagtaattaatttaTAATGTCATTTTCTATTTAACCTTACTTGGATGGAAACTTTATTGCTTTTGAATGATGGTATAATTGGTTTATAGATGACAAATGACATTAATACGTGTGTCCAATTTATTCGATAAGGTTATATTGATTTTTAACCTACTATTTATTTGCATTGATAGATGAAAAGAAATACAAATGAATGAATGCTATTTTTGGGGTTGAGATTCAACCctcaattgttttctttttctttctcaaagaATTTGATGGATCTATAAGGCGAGAGTGCTTCGAAATGCATGAATAAGCATAAGTTATGGTCACCAAAGGGCGAACGCATGGTTCCATGTTACTGAAAAGCAAGCTTATGGCAAGGCTTGGATTAAGGTACCAGCTAGCCCATGGAGTCATGTGCTTGCAATTTACCAACCACTATAAATCTGTCGATAGagtccaaaaataaaattgatttcaACCCTCAATAGCTATAACagtatacaaatatatataatgcatatatatataaataaaaacatcacTCCAATCTTTCTCAACTTtaaaattgagcaaattgatctctctaagaaaatcaaaacaatttaatcTCTGTCAATTTCGAAAGTGGGCAACTAGTAacaattaattatgaaattattgTTTTCCATCAACCgcatatgattttattaaatttaatataataaatttagatcTCAAAGTTTATACATGCTGTCAatttcactacaccaaaatatacttttagcgacgtttttttaggcctttagcggcgttttgagAAGCGCcggaaaaaatgccgctaaagaacgcGTCGctatctttagcggcgctttttccatAAATGTCGCTAaaaaccatgacctttagcggcgctcttcccacaaacgccgctacaGACCacaacctttagcggcgctttttccacaaacgccgctaaataccACGACATTTAGCGACGCTTTACCcgcaaacgccactaaaaaccacgacctttagcgacacttttcccacaaatgccgctaaataacaaacctttagcggcgcttctagcaaaaacgccactaaaaacctaatctttaaaaaaaaatttattttaatcaaataatatttatttttatgataactattatattatgttttattttttaaatttgaactttaaatatacttttaaggataaataaaaaatattatttaaatcaaatttgctatgaaatttttaactttaaaaataaatataaaaattaataaatttagttttagaatttaaaataataaattaataacacaattaaaatccaaaagttagaactcaagttgtcataaatattaaagtaaaactaaaaatttagaatcaaaactaaaataatcaaTGGAAAGATAGCTCAAATGTAGGTTTTTGCTACAAGTTACACAGACAATAACGAAAAATTAAACACCacacataaaatttatcaaactaGTTAAGAAATACATGGTGCAACCATGCAATATAAATACAATAGAATCATAGGGTAAATTTGCATAAATATCTTCAGAGTACCAAAAACAATTTGTcacaaaattatataacatgataaaaaaaaaaagaacaggtaGCAGACAAGCTATTTGTTACTTTTTGTTTTGCTTCCAAGGCTTCCTCAGCTGCCTTCATCTTGGCAACAGGATCATCTTCATCATCCCTACTTAAGAAAACAAAGAACCTATTGTTAAACAATTTAgaacttgaaaaagaaaagaaccatgTTAGTCGGACTTAGGTATAAGTGTTAGGTGTCAGTATAAAGACATGTAGATATGGGTATGAAGGCATGTCTGAGATGAGTATGTTCAATTTTACTCTCATGACTATTAAGTGCCATGgatctaatttttattatagaagaacaaaggaaagaaaaaagaagggcaACAAACCTCACGTCGCCTTCTCCACATGTGTGTCCACAAGTTCAACAATTCATTGGTTCGTAAAGGCTTGACAAGATAGTCAGCAGCACCAAGCCTCAGGCACTTAACAACAATAGAGACCTCATCCTGGGCCGACATCACTTgtcataaagaagaaagaaatgtaTATAAATGATCAGACCATGAACACCAGAAGGAAAATTCACTATGATGAAAGTTCGACGTCTGAAGAAAGGTACAAGACAAACTTACTAATAACAGGAATGCGCCGCAGTTCATTATTCCGCATAATATACTTTAGCAACTTCATTCCTTTTGTCATTGGGAGGTCGACTTTAGTAAGTATTATATCAATGTTAGGTCCCTCAGCATTCAGTGCATCAATGACCTGTCTAGCAGACTTTACTGTAGTCACTGTGAATAAAAAGTAACACGGAATCATAAAGCTGACACATCACTTCACAAAATTAACATATGAGAAGTGTCATAAAACTATTATGCACTCTTAAATGCAATATACAATCATCGAAGTAAGACAAGTAGTTGAGTTACTCAAAAATATTGAAGCTACCTAAATGTCATCCATGTGAATTTCAGTCTACTTCTACTCTTATTATCTATAAGTA containing:
- the LOC107929780 gene encoding two-component response regulator-like APRR1 isoform X2 codes for the protein MVLMAFLQRILDTNKLVQGAACSALAILEEEAAEKLAPIKLENQLPFFPILPENLGTARLVVDFDRWWTGEESVNVLLESTCQVTTVKSARQVIDALNAEGPNIDIILTKVDLPMTKGMKLLKYIMRNNELRRIPVIMMSAQDEVSIVVKCLRLGAADYLVKPLRTNELLNLWTHMWRRRREG
- the LOC107929780 gene encoding two-component response regulator-like APRR1 isoform X4 produces the protein MVFILVCPRILDTNKLVQGAACSALAILEEEAAEKLAPIKLENLGTARLVVDFDRWWTGEESVNVLLESTCQVTTVKSARQVIDALNAEGPNIDIILTKVDLPMTKGMKLLKYIMRNNELRRIPVIMMSAQDEVSIVVKCLRLGAADYLVKPLRTNELLNLWTHMWRRRREG
- the LOC107929780 gene encoding two-component response regulator-like APRR1 isoform X1, producing the protein MVFILVCPRILDTNKLVQGAACSALAILEEEAAEKLAPIKLENQLPFFPILPENLGTARLVVDFDRWWTGEESVNVLLESTCQVTTVKSARQVIDALNAEGPNIDIILTKVDLPMTKGMKLLKYIMRNNELRRIPVIMMSAQDEVSIVVKCLRLGAADYLVKPLRTNELLNLWTHMWRRRREG
- the LOC107929780 gene encoding two-component response regulator-like APRR1 isoform X5, whose protein sequence is MVLMAFLQRILDTNKLVQGAACSALAILEEEAAEKLAPIKLENLGTARLVVDFDRWWTGEESVNVLLESTCQVTTVKSARQVIDALNAEGPNIDIILTKVDLPMTKGMKLLKYIMRNNELRRIPVIMMSAQDEVSIVVKCLRLGAADYLVKPLRTNELLNLWTHMWRRRRE
- the LOC107929780 gene encoding two-component response regulator-like APRR1 isoform X3, with amino-acid sequence MVLMAFLQRILDTNKLVQGAACSALAILEEEAAEKLAPIKLENQLPFFPILPENLGTARLVVDFDRWWTGEESVNVLLESTCQVTTVKSARQVIDALNAEGPNIDIILTKVDLPMTKGMKLLKYIMRNNELRRIPVIMMSAQDEVSIVVKCLRLGAADYLVKPLRTNELLNLWTHMWRRRRE